The following proteins are encoded in a genomic region of Serinus canaria isolate serCan28SL12 chromosome 13, serCan2020, whole genome shotgun sequence:
- the CCNG1 gene encoding cyclin-G1 — MIDTPASGGARDPVLELPAMLEQEQRAQPRAAGLRLVEAAHDNGLRMTARLRDFEVKDLLSLTQFFGFHTETFSLAVNFLDRFLSKMKVQPKHLGCVGLSCFYLAVKASEEERNVPLATDLLRISQYRFTVSDMMRMEKIILEKLCWKVKAITAFQFLQLYHSFVHENLSCERRKYLNFERLETQLKACHCRIMFSKAKPSVLALSILALEIEEQKLLELTEALEFLQLHSKISNRELTFWKELVLKCLTEYSSSKCSKPNVQKLKWIVSGRTARQLKHSYYRITHLPTIPEATS, encoded by the exons ATGATCGATACCCCGGCGAGCGGCGGCGCTCGGGACCcggtgctggagctgcccgcgatgctggagcaggagcagcggGCCCAGCCCCGGGCCGCCGGGCTCCGGCTGGTCGAGGCTGCCCACGACAATGGCCTGCGAATGACCGCACGGCTGCGAGACTTCGAGGTGAAGGATCTCCTCAGCTTAACTCAGTTCTTCGGCTTCCACACTGAGACGTTCTCTCTAGCTGTGAATTTCTTAGATAGATTCTTGTCAAAAATGAAG GTACAGCCTAAACACTTGGGCTGTGTTGGACTCAGCTGCTTCTACTTGGCTGTGAAGGCAtcagaagaagagagaaatgtgCCCTTGGCCACTGACTTACTCCGAATAAGCCAGTATAGGTTCACTGTTTCTGATATGATGAGAATGGAGAAAATCATACTGGAGAAATTGTGTTGGAAAGTCAAAGCTATAACAGCCTTCCAATTTCTACAGCTCTATCATTCATTCGTTCATGAGAATTTAAGCTGTGAAAG GAGAAAATACCTTAATTTTGAGAGACTTGAGACCCAGCTTAAGGCCTGTCACTGCAGAATCATGTTTTCTAAAGCCAAG ccttCTGTCTTGGCCCTGTCTATTTTGGCACTAGAGATAGAAGAACAGAAACTGCTGGAGTTGACAGAGGCATTGGAATTTCTACAGTTACATTCCAAG ATAAGCAACAGAGAATTGACCTTCTGGAAGGAGCTAGTGTTGAAGTGCCTTACAGAGTATTCCTCAAGCAAGTGTTCCAAACCAAAtgtgcagaaattaaaatggatTGTGTCTGGACGTACAGCTCGGCAGCTTAAACATAGCTACTACAGAATAACACACCTTCCTACCATTCCAGAGGCCACCTCTTAA